The Bdellovibrio bacteriovorus region TCACAGCATCCGCTGTTACCTCGGGAGATTGTGTAAGTTGCTTGTCGTCCAGCTGGGCCATCGCCTCCACAAGTCGTGTGGGAGGGATTTGGAATTCACTCTCGAATGAGTCCATGAACTCTTGAATTGCCTGCTGTCGAACTGCCTTCTTGGCTATCTTCCCTTCGGTTTTGTCGACCGGTTGTTCCTTCTTCGCTTCGGCCTTGGCTTGCGGAGGTTCTTTTTCCTCTTTCTGCCGCGTTTCCTTCTGCGGTGACTCTTTCACTTCCTTCGATTCTTTCGGGCTCTTTGCAGACATCTTGTCTTCGAGGGCCTTGCCGAATGAAGATTCGGAGCCGGAACCTTTGAAGTCTTTATCCACCGTTCTTTCCGGTTGAGACCTCAAATCGGTCGCACCCACCATAGGGGGTCCGACGATACTTTGTAACAAACCTTCCTCCTTCCTTGGAAAAAGTTTTATTTATTTTGCGTCGCTTGCGGGACGTCTTTTATATCCAGCGAACATCTCAGACAGAACCTGAGCCTTCTCTGGTTTTAACAAATTCATAATATCAGCAGCGTTCTTCTTTTTCATACGACCAAGTATTTCAATTGCCAAATCCTCGTCCATTGTCTCAAAGACTTTGGCCGCTTGTGGCGCTTTCATATTGGTGTACATCTGTACCAAGGTATCGACCTTCTGGTCGTCAGCCTTGACCCGTTCTTCAAGGATGCCGGAGATCTTCGCGCGCATTTCCTCAAGATCTTTCAAACGCTTTTCTAATTCCACCTTCTGCACTTGAAGCTCCCCTTCCATACGGTTGAGTTCTTCTTCACGTGCATCGAGTTCTTTTTTTCTTTCATTCAATTTTTGCAAATGATCAATTTCAACACTGCTCATCGAAGCCGCTGCGGGAGCCGCTTCTGCCGGCTTGTCTGCAGGTGCTGCGGGAGCAGAAACTTTCGGCGCTTCTTCCGCATAAGCTTGACCGGTCATTTGAAATTCAACGCGCTTAATGATTCTTTCAACTTCTTCGTGATTTTGGAATCCCCAGATCGCCACCATCAAACCCATAAAGGAAACGCCCACCATCTTCCAAGGAATCGTGGCCTTTTTCTTTCTTTTAGGTTGAGACATTTTCATACGACGGCGAAGTTGTTGTTCAACGTCTTCCGATGCAAGATCCAAATGCAATTTTGTCGCTGCAGGTTTTTTATTGAATTTCATTCCACCTTGCTGTTGATCGGCGACTTTGCGTGCATTTTGGAAAAATTGATCGTATCCGTTTTTCATTCTTTAGGATTCCTTCACCGCTTTAAAGCGCAGGATGCTTTGTTCATCCATGTCTTTTTGGTCTTGTGCGAGTCGGCCAAGTCGATATTCTTCGAACTTGTTTTCACGCATCTTCTCCATAATTTTATATTCCTGGGCGGCTTGTCGCAAAATCTCTCTTTTGGCCTCGACCAATTTTTCGATTTCTTGAACTTTTTGCTTTTGGCGCTGGATGCGGATTTGCTGGCCTTTTAAGAACTCATGAATCTGCGAAAGAGCTGGACCTTGGGCCCCACCCTGATGCGCTAAGGCTCCTGCTTGCGCATGGGCGCCTGTGACTTGCTCGCTCATCTGCTCAAGAAGCTCGTTTTCTTTATTTAAAAGAAGCATGGCCTCCTGGAAGTCCTTCTGGGCCAGGTTTTCTTTAATCTTGCGATGCTCTAAGACTTTTTGGAGTGGAAATTTAAACTTCATGTTTGCTTACTCCAGCTCGGGCCTCCGGCCCTGGCTTTATACGTCACGCTTAAGCGTTCATTAGGATTTGCTGCATTTGACGGACGGTCTGGGTGAAGTTTGTGGGGTCTTCGACTCTTTGTTTTAAGAAGTCATTCACCGCATCGATCACTTTCACCGCTTTATCAATCTTTGGATTTGATCCTGGCTTATAAGCGCCGATGTTAATCAAATCCTCGGCGTCTTTATAGATCGCCAAAGTTTCTCTGAGCTTTTGCGCGAGCTTCGCGTGTTCTGGCGAAGAAACCGCACGCATCACCCGACTTGCACTTTGCATAATATCAATCGCCGGGAAGTGGCCTTTTTGCGCCAAAGCACGGCTTAGAACAATATGTCCGTCGACGATAGAACGAACAGAATCCCCGATAGGATCATTCATATCGTCCCCTTCAACAAGGGTTGTATAAAAACCTGTGATACTGCCTTCTCCTTCAAAGGAACCTGCGCGCTCTAAAAGTTTTGGCAAGGTCGCAAACACACTGGGCGTATAACCTTTTTGTGAAGGTGGTTCACCCGTGCTAAGACCAATTTCACGTTGTGCCATCGCAAAACGCGTCACCGAATCCATCATCAGAAGAACGTTTTTACCTTGAGAACAGAAATACTCTGCCAAGGCCGTTGCGACATAAGCACCACGCATACGAAGCAGCGGGCTTTGGTCACTGGTCACACAGACAACAACCGAACGAGCCATGCCCTGCGGTCCCAAATCGTGTTCGATGAATTCACGAACCTCACGGCCCCGTTCACCGATCATCGCGATCACATTCACGTCGGCATTGGTGTTACGAGCCATCATCCCCAAAAGGACGGACTTACCCACACCAGAACCTGCCATAATAGCGACACGCTGGCCCAGGCCCGCGGTTAATGCGCCATTGATAGCACGAATACCCAAGTCAATAGGTTCGCGAATAGGGCGACGATCCAAAGGATTTCGCACTTCACTGTAAAGAGGAATTTCACGGAAATTTTCAACTTCGCCCTTGTCATCCAAAGGACGACCCAAGCCATCCACCACACGGCCTAAAAGTTCATCGCCGGCGCGAACGGTGGCAATCTGGCGAGCTAAGATGATCTTAGAACCCAAAGCCACGCCACGCATGTCATTTAAGGCCATCATAAGAACATGCTTGTCTTTAAAACCAACGACCTCTGCCAGGAAAGACTTATCCATTCCTGAAGGGATGATTTGCACGATACTTCCGACACTGGCACCTGGAAGATAACCCTTGATGAGCATGCCATTTACTTCCGTCACTTTCCCGCTATCGCGAGTTAAGTGGATGGAGCTGATGACATCAGAGTACTTCTCCAGATTCAGTTCAAGTTCGTTCATTAGCTAGCAACCTTGTCTTTAACTTTCGGCATGTTTTCAGAAAGAGCGGTCCACAATTGTTCAATACGCTGTTCGATGCGTGCATCGACTTCACCATAGTTAGTTTGAACAATACAACCGCCATCAGCGACCTCAGAACTTGGCTCAAAACGGATCCTCTTTACGAATTCCAATTCACGGCCTGATTCTTTTTTTAGTTCTTCAAGGAATTCAAATTGCCCCGGAGACACACGCACCGTGATATTTTCTTCGTCTTGAGAAAGACTGACAGCATCTTTTAGAATCTGCACCATCACTTCATTATTATTTTGAAGTTCGGTCTTTGCCAATCGTGCTGCCATATGGAAAGCCACTTTGACCAGATGAGCTTCATTGAAAGAAGCCATCTCCGTTTTCAATTCTTTGATACCGTTCAAAAGGACATCCATGGTTTCCATGCGAGAAGCAATTTCCGCAGAGACTTTTTCAAAAGCTTCTTTGCGGCCTTCTTCCAAACCAAGGCGGTAAGCTTCTTGGTAAGCACCCTCTTGAATTTCTTTTAACTTTTCAAGAGCGGCTTCTTCGACTTTTTCTTCTTCACTGACTTGCTCGACATCATCAATGCCCGTTTGCATACGGACAGCATCGTTCATGCGGAAGTCAGAACCTTTTTTCTTTTCAGCAAGATAGTTCAAAGCCTGCTCGGGTGTGCCCAGATCAAAGCGAACGGGTACAAACTCCAGCACGGTCTTTTCAGCCACTTCCTTAGGAAGAACTGACTTCGTCTTAGCATTAAGAGAGGCGTTAGAGCTCCCTGAGCCCGAATTAGACCATTGCATCTTCTGAACCACCTCTTGCGATCAAGATCTTTCCTTCCGCCTCTAAGCGGCGAGCCACGTTGACGATCTCTTGTTGGGCAGATTCGACGTCTGACAAACGAGAAGGTCCCATGTTCGACAAATCTTCGCGCAACATATCTGCCGCACGTTGAGAAAGATTCTTGAGGATTTTTCCACGAATCTCTTCGCTGGCTGTTTTGAGTGCCAGAAGAAGTTTTTCGTTCGGCACTTCTTTGAGAAGCGCTTGAATACCACGGTCGTCGATTTTGACAACATCGTCGAAAACGAACATGAGCTTGCGGATCTCTTCGGCAAGAAGAGGATCTTTTTCTTCCAAGCGGGACATGATCGCTGTCTCGGTATTCTTGTCCATAACGTTGAGCATTTCGGCCACCGGCTGAACACCACCCAAAGCAGCTTGTTCGACTGTTGCCGTATTGGACAATTGGTTTTTCAAAACTTTATCGATTTCAGAAATCAATTCTGGATCCACGTGTTCCAAGTTCGCCATACGCAGAACCACTTCGGCTTGAAGAGCTTCTGGAAGACGTTTTAGAACCTCACCTTTTTTCTCCGGCTCTAGATGCGCCAAGATCACGGCGACCGTCTGAGGATGTTCGTTCACTAAGAACGTCGCTAAAGATTTCGCATCGACCATTTCAAGAGATTCCAAAGAACGAGAACCACCGGAAGTGATATTCAAACCACCCAGGATACCACGGGCTCTTTCTTCTCCCAAGGCATCCACGATCGTGTCTTTGGCAGAGATGCTTTCAGAGAAGATGTAATCTTCTGTTTCAGAGATCATTTCGTAGAATTCTTCCAGCACACGCTTTGTCACGTGAACAGGAACGACGCGCAATTTACTCATCTGATTGATAAGTTTGCGAATGTCAGCATCATCCATGCGGCGAAGAAGGACTTTCACAGCGTCTTTACCCAGATAGTTGATAAGGATTGCGGCCTTATCAAAACCTTTGAGCTGTTCATACTCGATATTATCGGCCTTATGTAATTTCATTAGCCATCCTTCCTAACAAGCCACATACCAAAGGCATTGGCTGCTTTCTCTTCGTCTCGTGACATAGTCGCCATGATACGATCTTTGAGAAGTTCGCTTTCCGCTTTTTCTGGATCGATAGATTCCTGCAGGACAGGAAGAGCCGCCGACATACCAGGAAGCGTGTTATCCACGGATTGTAATTCTTCAAGTTCTTCAATTGTACGAGGCAACATTTCCTCCACAGAGTCTTGGAAACTGTCTGTAATCCACTGCATGAATGGACGAACCACGATAAAGAAGAAGAGAGCCAAGCTGAATCCCAACAGCGCCCATTTAAATAAAGCGTGGATCAACTTTTTGCGTTCCAATGTTGTTAAGATCTTCTCTGCTTCAGAAAAGTCTTCCGGCTGGAACTGCATGCTTTCAATTCTGACACTGTCACCGCGAGCTGTATTGAAACCGATCGCGTTTTTAACTAAGTCTTCGTACTTTTTAAGATCTTCCGCACTGCGAGGTTGGTAAGTTGTTTCTGTCGTGCCGTCTTCTTTTGTTTTAGTAACGGCAATACCATCAACCACAACCGCCACACTGACGCGTTCTAAATTACCCGCAGCTTCACGGATGTTGCGCACAGTTTTTGGAACTTCGTAGTTTGTTGTTTTGATTTCTTTTTTAACGTCTTGTTTAAAGCCCACAGTTCCTTGATCTTCCGCACCTGGAAGATTGGAACGAGAACCCGGAACGCCGGCAGGATTCACACGGGAACCATCTAAAGATTCCTCTTCAGATTGTTGTGAACGAATCGCCGTTTTATCTGGATCTACTAATTCTTCGACCGAAGAAATCACACGGTGATTCAAAGTCGCATCGACTTTTGCGACGACTTTAGCGTGACCGACAACTTTAGAAAGAATGTCTTCGATACGATTTTCAAGATCGCCTTCGATCTTTGCCTTTAAATCCAAAAGATCGTTGGAACCTGTCGTCGCGCCATTTTCCTGGCGAGTCAGAACTTTACCACGCTCATCTAGAACCGTGACTTTATCTGCATCCATACCTTCAACTGCATTCGCAACTAGGTAACGGATACCACGCACTTGTTCGGGAGCCAGTTCTTTACCCTGATGAAGTTCAACGACAACCGAAGCTGATGCCTGGCCGCCTTCTTCAAGGAAAGTTTTTTTATTGGGCAATGCCAAGATCACTTTAGACTGCTTTACAGCGGTCAAAGTGTTGATCGCTCTCATCAATTCACCTTGAAGGGCTCTTTGGTAATTGATTTTCTGAGCGTAAGAGTTCATTCCGAAGTCTTGTTTATCAAAGATCTCAAGACCGATGGAACCCATTTTGGGAGAACCGATTTCAGACATCAACGTCATTTGCGTTGAATGCAAAAGCTCTTTTGGAATAGCGACAGTTTTACCTTCGTCACGAAGTTGGAAAGGGATGTTCTTTTCATTCAGTTTCGCAACGATTGTAGAAACTTGTTCTGTCGGAATATTGGTGAAGAGCGGCACATAGTCTTTACCGGATGCCATGAAAAGCATCGTCAATAAAGCCACAACAGCTATGACTGTAACCGCAATGACTGAAAGTCTTTTGGTTGGCCCTAAATTCTTGAAGAACTCTCTAAACTGGACAACCAATCCGCCAAATATTTTGTTCAAGGTAACCCCTCCGACCTAAAACCGAAATCCCAAATAAATAAAATCAAACCTGCATCTTCATGACTTCTTGGTACGCATCAATAATCTTGTTACGTACTTGCACCATCACTTTGAGGGCGATGTCTGCTTTTTCAGCGGCGATCATGACTTCTGCGACGTTGTCTGTTTTTCCAGTGGCCAAGTTTTGCATAGCCTTATCCGAAGACTTTTGCATCTCGTTCACACTGCTGACGGCGTCTTTCAGGGTGTCGGCGAAGCTCTTGCCAGTATCTGCTGTAGAACTCGTTGATGAAGGACCCTCGATGCTTAAAGACTTGGAGTCACGAATGACACCCGTATCGAGAAATCTGTTTGCATTTGATACAGTAAAACCTTCCATGGCTTCACCTTTCCTCTTACAAAAATTGTATAAAACTAAACTAAAAAAGTCCTTAAAATTTGCCCCAGTCTAGGAAAATTCCTCCTGGGCTTTCAGTCTTAGCGACCTATCTCTAAAGCACTCAACGCCATATCTTTTGACGCTTGAAGAGCCGTCACATTCGCCTCATAAGAACGAGTGGCCTGTATCATATTGGTCATCTCTTCCATAAGGTTGATATTGGGATAAGCGACGTATCCATCGGCATTTGCATCAGGATGATCTGGTTCATATTTCAACAGCGGAGCCTTGCGGTCCGAGATAATATCAGTAACCTGGACCCTTTGGAAATTCCCCTTAGGATCGGTCGAGGTGATGATCTCGCCAAAATTTTTGGCGTCGGGCATCGACTCAAAAACCACGTCCTTACGACGATACGGACCACCTTCAGGCGTCTGAGTCGTATTGATATTCGCGATGTTGCTCGCAATAGTATTCATGCGCATTCTTTGCGCTGCCATACCACTGCTACTTACTCTCATCCCTGTCAGAAAATCAGCCATTCTGGCCTCCTCTCAGAACTCTCGGCTGGGCCGAGACTTCCTAGTTACTTACCCTTTCGCTCGAACAGTCCTCGCGGACGTGGTTCCATTGGAACCTACTGCTGCGGAACTCGCTTCAGGGCTAAGTAACTAGGAATTCTCAGCCCAACGAGGTCCATGTTCGTCGCTACCTACCGTCGTTGGCTGCGTATTTAAGCGCGGCCATTTTTTTGTTGATCAGTTGCAGAGCTGCTTTGTACAGAACCGCATTTTCTGATAACGCCGACATTTCTTTTTCTACGTCCACTGTGTTGCCATCGTTATTCACGGCACCTTCAGGGTCTTCATAGATATCAGGTCTAGTTTTTGAAACAGAAACTCCACCGATGCCGAAGTGCTGTGAATCACTTGTGCTTAGCGAGTTTGCGCCATCTAAATCCAGGGCTCTTTGCAACGCGCCTTCGAAATCCATTTTCTTAGCGTGATAGCCCGGAGTCTCGGCATTCGCGATATTCGAAGCCGTGACGTTGTGGCGGAGTTGTCTCATCGCCAACGATGTGGCGAGGGCATTGGTTGTTTTATCAAAAATTCCGTTACTCATAAAACACCGGCCTCCTTGTATTCATTTAATTTATTTCTCAATGTTCTAATACTAATCCCCAACATCTGAGCAGCTCGAGTACGGTTCTGCGCCGTCAACTCCAAGGTCTGTATAATAAGACGCTTTTCCACCTCAGAAAGGGACATTCCAGGGGCAAAATCCAGTTCCATATCTTCAACAATGGCCTCAAATTGAATAGATTCAGGGCCAATCAGTGAAGATTTTGCAAGAACTACAGATCTTTCAAGAACGTTTTCAAGTTCACGGATGTTTCCCGGCCAGTTCCATGCCGCCAAACGCTCATAAGCTTCGGCCGTCAAACGCAAGCCTGATTTCCCGTGCATGATTTGCGCGACTTCTAAAATAAAAGTCACAATATTCTGGAAATCAGCCAAACGATCTTCAAGACGAGGAACTTCTAAATGAACCACAGCCAACTTATAGAATAGATCCTGACGGAACTGTTCTTGTTTTACCAATGAGCGAAGATCACGTCGTGAAGTCGAAATGAAACGTGGGCGAGACGTGCCCGCT contains the following coding sequences:
- a CDS encoding MotE family protein is translated as MKNGYDQFFQNARKVADQQQGGMKFNKKPAATKLHLDLASEDVEQQLRRRMKMSQPKRKKKATIPWKMVGVSFMGLMVAIWGFQNHEEVERIIKRVEFQMTGQAYAEEAPKVSAPAAPADKPAEAAPAAASMSSVEIDHLQKLNERKKELDAREEELNRMEGELQVQKVELEKRLKDLEEMRAKISGILEERVKADDQKVDTLVQMYTNMKAPQAAKVFETMDEDLAIEILGRMKKKNAADIMNLLKPEKAQVLSEMFAGYKRRPASDAK
- the fliJ gene encoding flagellar export protein FliJ, producing the protein MKFKFPLQKVLEHRKIKENLAQKDFQEAMLLLNKENELLEQMSEQVTGAHAQAGALAHQGGAQGPALSQIHEFLKGQQIRIQRQKQKVQEIEKLVEAKREILRQAAQEYKIMEKMRENKFEEYRLGRLAQDQKDMDEQSILRFKAVKES
- a CDS encoding FliI/YscN family ATPase — translated: MNELELNLEKYSDVISSIHLTRDSGKVTEVNGMLIKGYLPGASVGSIVQIIPSGMDKSFLAEVVGFKDKHVLMMALNDMRGVALGSKIILARQIATVRAGDELLGRVVDGLGRPLDDKGEVENFREIPLYSEVRNPLDRRPIREPIDLGIRAINGALTAGLGQRVAIMAGSGVGKSVLLGMMARNTNADVNVIAMIGERGREVREFIEHDLGPQGMARSVVVCVTSDQSPLLRMRGAYVATALAEYFCSQGKNVLLMMDSVTRFAMAQREIGLSTGEPPSQKGYTPSVFATLPKLLERAGSFEGEGSITGFYTTLVEGDDMNDPIGDSVRSIVDGHIVLSRALAQKGHFPAIDIMQSASRVMRAVSSPEHAKLAQKLRETLAIYKDAEDLINIGAYKPGSNPKIDKAVKVIDAVNDFLKQRVEDPTNFTQTVRQMQQILMNA
- a CDS encoding FliH/SctL family protein, which gives rise to MQWSNSGSGSSNASLNAKTKSVLPKEVAEKTVLEFVPVRFDLGTPEQALNYLAEKKKGSDFRMNDAVRMQTGIDDVEQVSEEEKVEEAALEKLKEIQEGAYQEAYRLGLEEGRKEAFEKVSAEIASRMETMDVLLNGIKELKTEMASFNEAHLVKVAFHMAARLAKTELQNNNEVMVQILKDAVSLSQDEENITVRVSPGQFEFLEELKKESGRELEFVKRIRFEPSSEVADGGCIVQTNYGEVDARIEQRIEQLWTALSENMPKVKDKVAS
- the fliG gene encoding flagellar motor switch protein FliG; this translates as MKLHKADNIEYEQLKGFDKAAILINYLGKDAVKVLLRRMDDADIRKLINQMSKLRVVPVHVTKRVLEEFYEMISETEDYIFSESISAKDTIVDALGEERARGILGGLNITSGGSRSLESLEMVDAKSLATFLVNEHPQTVAVILAHLEPEKKGEVLKRLPEALQAEVVLRMANLEHVDPELISEIDKVLKNQLSNTATVEQAALGGVQPVAEMLNVMDKNTETAIMSRLEEKDPLLAEEIRKLMFVFDDVVKIDDRGIQALLKEVPNEKLLLALKTASEEIRGKILKNLSQRAADMLREDLSNMGPSRLSDVESAQQEIVNVARRLEAEGKILIARGGSEDAMV
- the fliF gene encoding flagellar basal-body MS-ring/collar protein FliF is translated as MNKIFGGLVVQFREFFKNLGPTKRLSVIAVTVIAVVALLTMLFMASGKDYVPLFTNIPTEQVSTIVAKLNEKNIPFQLRDEGKTVAIPKELLHSTQMTLMSEIGSPKMGSIGLEIFDKQDFGMNSYAQKINYQRALQGELMRAINTLTAVKQSKVILALPNKKTFLEEGGQASASVVVELHQGKELAPEQVRGIRYLVANAVEGMDADKVTVLDERGKVLTRQENGATTGSNDLLDLKAKIEGDLENRIEDILSKVVGHAKVVAKVDATLNHRVISSVEELVDPDKTAIRSQQSEEESLDGSRVNPAGVPGSRSNLPGAEDQGTVGFKQDVKKEIKTTNYEVPKTVRNIREAAGNLERVSVAVVVDGIAVTKTKEDGTTETTYQPRSAEDLKKYEDLVKNAIGFNTARGDSVRIESMQFQPEDFSEAEKILTTLERKKLIHALFKWALLGFSLALFFFIVVRPFMQWITDSFQDSVEEMLPRTIEELEELQSVDNTLPGMSAALPVLQESIDPEKAESELLKDRIMATMSRDEEKAANAFGMWLVRKDG
- the fliE gene encoding flagellar hook-basal body complex protein FliE — its product is MEGFTVSNANRFLDTGVIRDSKSLSIEGPSSTSSTADTGKSFADTLKDAVSSVNEMQKSSDKAMQNLATGKTDNVAEVMIAAEKADIALKVMVQVRNKIIDAYQEVMKMQV
- the flgC gene encoding flagellar basal body rod protein FlgC → MADFLTGMRVSSSGMAAQRMRMNTIASNIANINTTQTPEGGPYRRKDVVFESMPDAKNFGEIITSTDPKGNFQRVQVTDIISDRKAPLLKYEPDHPDANADGYVAYPNINLMEEMTNMIQATRSYEANVTALQASKDMALSALEIGR
- the flgB gene encoding flagellar basal body rod protein FlgB; this encodes MSNGIFDKTTNALATSLAMRQLRHNVTASNIANAETPGYHAKKMDFEGALQRALDLDGANSLSTSDSQHFGIGGVSVSKTRPDIYEDPEGAVNNDGNTVDVEKEMSALSENAVLYKAALQLINKKMAALKYAANDGR
- a CDS encoding sigma 54-interacting transcriptional regulator: MSYFDFDAIHIEDRRMHEVKQLSLQLAATQASLLILGEAGVGKTSLARYIYAKSRSARLYTLDCKNAGGFDFSKVDGGTLLIEDLDCANLALQNELMKLVERAGTSRPRFISTSRRDLRSLVKQEQFRQDLFYKLAVVHLEVPRLEDRLADFQNIVTFILEVAQIMHGKSGLRLTAEAYERLAAWNWPGNIRELENVLERSVVLAKSSLIGPESIQFEAIVEDMELDFAPGMSLSEVEKRLIIQTLELTAQNRTRAAQMLGISIRTLRNKLNEYKEAGVL